A genomic segment from Amycolatopsis camponoti encodes:
- the phoA gene encoding alkaline phosphatase, whose amino-acid sequence MASLLTGRRRWLVAGALGAALVAAAPVAIAANGSDSATGGSDSATGGSDRANARSSAGTGDRTTDVRSAIQGGSARNVILFLGDGMGQSEITSARNYERGAAGRLAMDELPLTGDYTTYAVEQNNPGKPNYVTDSAASGTGWATGVKTYNGAISVDAYGNPVPTILELAKRGGLRTGDVTTAEVQDATPAVLGSHVVSRDCKGPVETTAKCAVNAKENGGAGSIAEQLVQTRPDVLLGGGAKYFNQKVTAGKFAGKTVLDQAKAAGYNVVNTAADLAAAKKGKPVLGLFADGNMPVNWTGPAAVHGGTAPSRCTANPALPKTQPKLADQTRKALELLDDRHADKGFFLQVEGASIDKQDHAADPCGQIGETIDFDAAIAAGTAFARSHPDTLVLVTADHGHSSQIVEPTATPGLTATLITNEGANMTLAYGTAETGGSQSHTGTQVRIAAMGPQAANIVGLTNQTDLFGTLKRALRLR is encoded by the coding sequence ATGGCTTCGCTGCTCACCGGCCGCCGCCGGTGGCTGGTCGCGGGCGCGCTCGGCGCCGCGCTGGTCGCCGCCGCCCCGGTCGCCATCGCCGCCAACGGCTCCGACAGTGCCACCGGCGGCTCCGACAGTGCCACCGGCGGCTCCGACAGGGCCAACGCGCGTTCGTCGGCCGGCACCGGTGACCGCACCACCGACGTCCGCTCCGCGATCCAGGGCGGCAGTGCCCGCAACGTCATCCTGTTCCTGGGTGACGGCATGGGCCAGTCCGAGATCACGTCCGCGCGCAACTACGAGCGCGGCGCCGCCGGCCGGCTCGCGATGGACGAACTGCCGCTGACCGGCGACTACACCACCTACGCCGTGGAGCAGAACAACCCCGGCAAGCCGAACTACGTGACCGACTCGGCCGCGTCCGGCACCGGCTGGGCCACCGGCGTCAAGACCTACAACGGCGCCATCTCGGTCGACGCGTACGGCAACCCCGTGCCGACGATCCTCGAGCTGGCCAAGCGCGGCGGCCTCCGCACCGGCGACGTCACCACCGCCGAGGTCCAGGACGCCACCCCGGCCGTGCTCGGCTCGCACGTCGTCAGCCGCGACTGCAAGGGCCCGGTCGAGACGACCGCCAAGTGCGCGGTCAACGCCAAGGAGAACGGCGGCGCCGGCTCGATCGCCGAGCAGCTCGTCCAGACCCGCCCCGACGTCCTGCTGGGCGGCGGCGCGAAGTACTTCAACCAGAAGGTGACGGCCGGGAAGTTCGCCGGCAAGACCGTGCTGGACCAGGCGAAGGCGGCCGGCTACAACGTCGTCAACACCGCGGCGGACCTGGCGGCGGCGAAGAAGGGCAAGCCGGTCCTCGGCCTGTTCGCCGACGGGAACATGCCGGTGAACTGGACCGGCCCGGCGGCGGTCCACGGCGGCACGGCGCCGTCGCGCTGCACCGCCAACCCGGCGCTGCCGAAGACCCAGCCGAAGCTGGCCGACCAGACCCGCAAGGCGCTCGAGCTGCTCGACGACCGCCACGCGGACAAGGGCTTCTTCCTGCAGGTCGAGGGCGCGAGCATCGACAAGCAGGACCACGCCGCCGACCCGTGCGGCCAGATCGGCGAGACGATCGACTTCGACGCGGCGATCGCGGCGGGCACGGCGTTCGCCCGCAGCCACCCCGACACCCTGGTGCTGGTGACCGCCGACCACGGCCACAGCTCCCAGATCGTCGAGCCGACCGCCACCCCGGGCCTCACCGCGACGCTGATCACCAACGAGGGTGCGAACATGACCCTCGCGTACGGCACCGCCGAGACCGGCGGCTCGCAGTCGCACACGGGCACCCAGGTCCGCATCGCGGCCATGGGCCCGCAGGCGGCCAACATCGTCGGCCTGACCAACCAGACCGACCTGTTCGGCACCCTGAAGCGGGCTCTTCGCCTGCGCTGA
- a CDS encoding serine hydrolase domain-containing protein → MRKSLRGKRIVAIGTLVALLAATTAAPALATTSPLQGALDTVTAQDGVPGAEAVVQDGARTRVTRSGTGDVTTGKPFPRNGSFRAGSVTKSFVATVVLQLVGEGRVKLDAPVERYLPGLLPDRRITVRQLLQHTSGLYNYTDDLALSDPESLRHRGAEPAELVAMALKHPALFPPGTSWSYSNTNYIVAGMLVSQVTGRSLGDEIARRITRPLGLRDTYLPRRGDEKLPDPHAVGYVPLGGELVDFSDYDATIAGAAGGLVSTPADLDRFYGALLAGRLLRPAELAEMKRTVPADLGVPGARYGLGLGSIPLSCGEFWGHEGGILGFTNLAGVGPGGRRVTVVLNENPSPAETSGHLLAATAAAACS, encoded by the coding sequence ATGCGGAAGTCTTTGCGCGGCAAGCGGATCGTCGCCATCGGGACGCTCGTCGCGCTCCTCGCGGCGACCACGGCGGCGCCGGCGCTCGCCACCACCAGCCCGCTCCAGGGCGCGCTCGACACGGTGACCGCCCAGGACGGCGTCCCGGGCGCCGAAGCCGTCGTCCAGGACGGCGCCCGGACGCGGGTGACGCGCAGCGGCACCGGGGACGTGACGACTGGGAAACCGTTCCCGCGCAACGGGTCCTTCCGCGCGGGCAGCGTCACGAAGTCGTTCGTCGCGACCGTCGTGCTGCAGCTCGTGGGCGAGGGCCGGGTGAAGCTGGACGCGCCGGTCGAGCGGTACCTGCCGGGCCTGCTCCCGGACCGGCGGATCACCGTGCGGCAGCTGCTGCAGCACACGAGCGGGCTGTACAACTACACCGACGACCTCGCGTTGAGCGATCCGGAGTCACTGCGCCACCGCGGCGCGGAGCCGGCCGAGCTGGTGGCGATGGCGCTGAAGCACCCCGCGCTGTTCCCGCCCGGTACGAGCTGGTCGTACTCGAACACCAACTACATCGTCGCCGGGATGCTCGTCTCGCAGGTCACCGGCCGTTCCTTGGGCGACGAGATCGCGCGGCGGATCACCCGGCCGTTGGGCCTGCGCGACACGTACCTCCCCCGCCGCGGCGATGAGAAGCTGCCCGACCCGCACGCCGTCGGGTATGTGCCGCTTGGTGGGGAGCTGGTGGACTTCAGCGACTACGACGCGACGATCGCGGGGGCGGCGGGCGGGCTGGTTTCGACGCCGGCGGACCTCGACCGTTTCTACGGCGCCCTGCTCGCCGGACGGCTGCTGCGCCCGGCCGAGCTGGCCGAGATGAAACGCACGGTCCCGGCCGACCTGGGCGTCCCGGGCGCGCGCTACGGCCTGGGGCTGGGCAGCATCCCGCTGTCGTGCGGGGAGTTCTGGGGCCACGAAGGCGGGATTCTCGGGTTCACGAACCTGGCGGGGGTCGGGCCGGGCGGTCGCCGGGTGACGGTGGTGCTGAACGAGAATCCCTCGCCGGCGGAGACGAGCGGGCACCTGCTGGCCGCCACCGCCGCGGCGGCGTGCTCGTAG
- a CDS encoding RsmB/NOP family class I SAM-dependent RNA methyltransferase has protein sequence MNDHRERRPSRPQRGRPAPRKEGPRRPPEVDGPRQAAFDVLRAVREKDAYANLVLPDLLRERRISGRDAALATELAYGTSRAQGLLDAVIEACAERPLAKTDPVVLDALRLGVYQLLRTRIPEHAAVTSTVDLVRAEAGSWATGFANAIMRKVSEKDEAAWLDEVAPDEATDPIGAFALRTAHPRWIARSFAEALGDKGEGLKAALEADDARPEVHLVARPGEISADELAAITGGDPAPYSPYGVRLPAGAGDPADAEPIRERLAAVQDEGSQLCAIAATKVPVEGTDERWLDLCAGPGGKAALLGALAALSGATVDAVEKAPHRAKLVEKATTGLPVKVHVADGRESGLEPGYDRILVDAPCSGLGALRRRPEARWRRQPSDVADLTKLQGELITAAYALLRPGGALTYVVCSPHLAETEGVLGETARRLKAQVLDSREFFPGVPELGDGPYVQLWPHRHGTDAMFCAVLRKP, from the coding sequence GTGAACGACCACAGGGAACGACGTCCGTCACGGCCGCAGCGAGGCCGTCCGGCACCGCGCAAGGAAGGCCCGCGCCGGCCGCCGGAGGTCGACGGGCCCCGGCAGGCCGCGTTCGACGTCCTGCGCGCGGTCCGGGAGAAGGACGCCTACGCCAACCTCGTCCTGCCGGACCTCCTGCGCGAGCGGCGGATCAGCGGCCGGGACGCGGCGCTGGCCACCGAGCTGGCCTACGGCACGTCGCGGGCCCAGGGCCTGCTCGACGCCGTCATCGAGGCCTGCGCCGAGCGGCCGCTGGCCAAGACCGACCCGGTGGTGCTGGACGCGCTGCGCCTCGGCGTCTACCAGCTGCTGCGCACGCGCATCCCGGAGCACGCCGCCGTGACGTCCACTGTGGACCTCGTGCGAGCCGAAGCCGGTTCGTGGGCCACGGGTTTCGCGAACGCCATCATGCGCAAGGTGTCCGAAAAGGACGAAGCGGCCTGGCTGGACGAGGTCGCGCCGGACGAGGCCACCGACCCGATCGGGGCCTTCGCGCTGCGCACCGCGCACCCGCGCTGGATCGCCCGCTCGTTCGCCGAAGCGCTGGGGGACAAGGGCGAGGGTCTCAAGGCCGCGCTCGAAGCCGACGACGCGCGGCCCGAGGTGCACCTGGTCGCCCGGCCCGGCGAGATCAGCGCGGACGAGCTGGCCGCGATCACCGGCGGCGACCCCGCGCCGTACTCGCCCTATGGCGTCCGGCTGCCCGCCGGTGCCGGTGACCCGGCCGACGCCGAGCCGATCCGCGAGCGGCTGGCCGCGGTGCAGGACGAGGGCAGCCAGCTGTGCGCGATCGCCGCGACGAAGGTGCCCGTCGAAGGCACCGACGAGCGCTGGCTCGACCTCTGCGCCGGTCCCGGCGGCAAGGCGGCGCTGCTCGGCGCGCTGGCCGCGTTGAGCGGGGCGACCGTGGACGCCGTCGAGAAGGCGCCGCACCGCGCGAAGCTCGTGGAGAAGGCCACGACCGGTTTGCCGGTGAAGGTGCACGTCGCCGACGGCCGCGAAAGTGGCCTGGAGCCGGGCTACGACCGGATCCTGGTCGACGCGCCGTGCAGCGGGCTCGGTGCCCTGCGGCGGCGGCCGGAGGCGCGCTGGCGGCGGCAGCCGTCGGACGTCGCGGACCTGACGAAGCTGCAGGGCGAGCTGATCACCGCGGCCTACGCGCTGCTGCGGCCGGGCGGGGCGCTCACCTACGTCGTCTGCTCGCCGCACCTCGCCGAAACCGAGGGCGTGCTGGGCGAGACGGCGCGGCGGCTCAAGGCCCAGGTGCTGGACTCGCGCGAATTCTTCCCCGGGGTGCCGGAGCTCGGCGACGGGCCGTACGTGCAGCTGTGGCCGCACCGCCACGGCACGGACGCGATGTTCTGTGCCGTGCTGCGCAAGCCGTGA
- a CDS encoding lysozyme, producing MTAPRRWRRLLGAAVAVSTSLLVVTAPGASAAPGQDVSDNHEMGASIRAHDGVAPAGLAPASVDASVPGIDVSSYQGNVNWASYWSAGKKFAYVKATEGTGYQNAYFSQQYTGSYNVGMIRGAYHYGRPDTSGGAAQADYFVAHGGGWSKDGKTLPGTLDIEWGPNNACYGKTPSQMVAWIKAFSDEYHAKTTRWPVIYTATSWWSQCTGNTGDFSSTNPLWVARYASSAGTLPYNWGFYTFWQYSSSPIDQDQFSADISRLKVLATG from the coding sequence ATGACCGCACCACGCAGATGGCGCCGCCTGCTCGGCGCCGCTGTCGCCGTCTCGACCTCCCTGCTGGTCGTGACCGCCCCCGGCGCCTCGGCCGCGCCGGGTCAGGACGTGTCGGACAACCACGAGATGGGGGCCTCGATCCGCGCCCACGACGGGGTGGCCCCGGCGGGCCTCGCGCCGGCGTCGGTGGACGCGAGCGTCCCCGGCATCGACGTCAGCTCCTACCAGGGCAACGTCAACTGGGCGTCGTACTGGAGCGCGGGCAAGAAGTTCGCCTACGTCAAGGCGACCGAGGGCACCGGCTACCAGAACGCGTACTTCAGCCAGCAGTACACGGGCTCGTACAACGTGGGCATGATCCGCGGCGCGTACCACTACGGCCGCCCGGACACCTCGGGCGGCGCGGCCCAGGCCGACTACTTCGTCGCCCACGGCGGCGGCTGGTCGAAGGACGGCAAGACCCTCCCGGGCACGCTCGACATCGAGTGGGGCCCGAACAACGCCTGCTACGGCAAGACGCCTTCCCAGATGGTGGCGTGGATCAAGGCGTTCAGCGACGAGTACCACGCGAAGACGACCCGCTGGCCGGTGATCTACACGGCGACGAGCTGGTGGAGCCAGTGCACCGGCAACACGGGCGACTTCAGCTCGACCAACCCGCTGTGGGTGGCGCGCTACGCGTCGTCGGCGGGCACGCTGCCGTACAACTGGGGCTTCTACACCTTCTGGCAGTACAGCTCTTCGCCGATCGATCAGGACCAGTTCAGCGCGGACATCTCACGCTTGAAGGTGCTGGCGACCGGCTGA
- a CDS encoding GNAT family N-acetyltransferase — MPGRSSSPTWRPLTREDAQASADLLNAMEAVDGIGEHYTAEDTLTELVDPFADLERGSLAAFDGDAMIGYMKIRFKPAADEVHRVFLDGGVHPAHRRRGLGTRLVEAGVAAAKVLHELHHPALRLAVDVHRPEHIAGLAELMRSRGFTPVRYFRRMEHPLGDVPPVDARIEPWSAATDEDFRRVRNEAFADTWGAVPMPADLWRNKIVNQTFRPGVSFLVRDAAGVPVALLVTMSWDADTEATGIRDAHFMIVGTLREHRKQGIAGALLAHALRAAAEQGYDRASLVVDSASPSGASGVFERAGFVPKAPYIRWALEA, encoded by the coding sequence ATGCCCGGACGATCTTCTTCCCCGACGTGGCGCCCGCTGACCCGCGAGGACGCCCAGGCCTCGGCCGACCTGCTCAACGCCATGGAAGCGGTCGACGGCATCGGCGAGCACTACACCGCGGAGGACACCCTCACCGAGCTGGTCGACCCCTTTGCGGACCTGGAGCGCGGCAGCCTCGCGGCCTTCGACGGCGACGCGATGATCGGCTACATGAAGATCCGCTTCAAGCCGGCCGCCGACGAGGTCCACCGGGTCTTCCTGGACGGCGGTGTCCACCCGGCCCACCGCCGCCGGGGCCTCGGCACCCGGCTGGTCGAAGCCGGGGTCGCGGCCGCGAAGGTCCTGCACGAGCTGCACCACCCGGCCCTGCGGCTCGCGGTGGACGTCCACCGCCCCGAGCACATCGCGGGCCTCGCCGAGCTGATGCGGTCCCGGGGCTTCACGCCGGTGCGGTACTTCCGGCGGATGGAGCACCCGCTCGGAGACGTCCCGCCGGTGGACGCGCGGATCGAACCGTGGTCGGCGGCGACCGACGAGGACTTCCGGCGGGTGCGGAACGAGGCGTTCGCCGACACCTGGGGCGCGGTGCCGATGCCCGCGGACCTCTGGCGGAACAAGATCGTCAACCAGACCTTCCGGCCCGGGGTCAGCTTCCTGGTCCGGGACGCGGCCGGGGTCCCGGTGGCGCTGCTCGTGACGATGTCCTGGGACGCCGACACCGAGGCCACCGGGATCCGCGACGCGCACTTCATGATCGTCGGGACGCTGCGCGAGCACCGGAAGCAGGGCATCGCCGGCGCGCTGCTCGCCCACGCGTTGCGCGCCGCCGCTGAGCAGGGTTACGACCGGGCGAGCCTGGTGGTGGACTCGGCGAGCCCGTCCGGCGCCTCCGGGGTGTTCGAACGGGCGGGGTTCGTCCCGAAGGCGCCGTACATCCGCTGGGCTCTCGAAGCCTGA
- the fmt gene encoding methionyl-tRNA formyltransferase, with protein MKLVFAGTPEPAVPALRALLDSGRHEIVAVVTRPDAQAGRGRRVVRSPVGALADEHGIEVLTPARAGDPAFLARLTELAPDACPVVAYGALLPQAALDIPRLGWVNLHFSLLPAWRGAAPVQAAIRAGDEITGASTFRIVKELDAGPVFGVVTEAIGETDTAGGLLGRLAESGAKLLLSTMDGLADGSLVAREQPAEGLSYAPKVTVEDARVSFADPASAVDRQIRSVTPDPGAWAEFRGERFKLGPVTVVDEPGPPPGEIVVERKRVLVGTATKPLRLGEVQAPGKKRMAATDWARGTRIDQGERLR; from the coding sequence ATGAAGCTCGTCTTCGCCGGCACCCCCGAGCCCGCGGTCCCCGCGCTGCGCGCCCTGCTCGACTCCGGCCGCCACGAGATCGTCGCCGTCGTCACCCGGCCCGACGCCCAGGCCGGCCGCGGCCGCCGGGTCGTCCGCTCCCCGGTCGGCGCCCTCGCCGACGAACACGGCATCGAGGTGCTGACGCCCGCGCGCGCCGGCGACCCGGCCTTCCTCGCCCGGCTCACCGAGCTCGCGCCGGACGCCTGCCCGGTCGTCGCCTACGGTGCGTTGCTGCCGCAGGCCGCGCTCGACATCCCGCGTCTCGGCTGGGTGAACCTGCACTTCTCGCTGCTGCCCGCGTGGCGGGGCGCGGCGCCGGTCCAGGCCGCGATCCGCGCCGGCGACGAGATCACCGGCGCGTCGACCTTCCGGATCGTCAAGGAGCTGGACGCGGGCCCGGTGTTCGGCGTCGTGACCGAGGCGATCGGCGAAACCGACACCGCGGGCGGCCTGCTCGGCAGGCTGGCGGAGTCCGGCGCCAAGCTGCTGCTGTCCACCATGGACGGTCTGGCCGACGGCAGCCTGGTCGCGCGCGAGCAGCCCGCCGAAGGGCTGAGCTACGCGCCGAAGGTGACCGTCGAGGACGCGCGCGTGTCCTTCGCCGACCCGGCCTCGGCGGTCGACCGGCAGATCCGGTCGGTCACGCCCGACCCGGGCGCGTGGGCGGAGTTCCGCGGCGAGCGCTTCAAGCTCGGCCCGGTGACGGTGGTCGACGAGCCCGGTCCGCCGCCGGGGGAGATCGTGGTCGAACGCAAGCGGGTGCTGGTCGGGACAGCGACGAAGCCGTTGCGGCTCGGCGAGGTCCAGGCACCCGGCAAGAAACGGATGGCGGCCACCGACTGGGCGCGAGGTACGAGGATCGACCAGGGAGAGCGCCTCCGGTGA
- a CDS encoding flavoprotein has protein sequence MRDLGLVAGSCGGLDVRFAAELVRPAAERGWRPAITLTPTAHRWLESTGALAEVALSTDLPVRSVSRLPGEPRPHPDPAVFLFAPASANSVAKLALGIADNQALTVLGDVLGAPGITIVVAYQIQDTRVHHPAWQHHLDTLAEAGVTLHRLDIGRPWTEALDLLP, from the coding sequence GTGAGAGATCTCGGGCTGGTCGCCGGCTCGTGCGGCGGACTGGACGTCCGGTTCGCCGCCGAGCTGGTCCGGCCCGCCGCCGAGCGCGGCTGGCGCCCGGCGATCACCCTGACGCCGACGGCGCACCGCTGGCTGGAGTCGACGGGCGCGCTCGCCGAGGTTGCTTTGTCGACCGACCTGCCGGTGCGCAGCGTCTCGCGGCTGCCGGGGGAGCCGCGGCCGCACCCGGACCCGGCGGTGTTCCTCTTCGCGCCGGCGTCGGCCAATTCGGTCGCGAAGCTGGCGCTGGGCATCGCGGACAACCAGGCGCTGACGGTGCTCGGCGACGTCCTCGGCGCGCCGGGGATCACGATCGTGGTGGCGTACCAGATCCAGGACACCCGGGTGCACCACCCGGCGTGGCAGCACCACCTCGACACCCTCGCGGAGGCCGGGGTGACGCTGCACCGCCTGGACATCGGCCGGCCGTGGACCGAGGCCCTGGACCTGCTTCCCTGA
- a CDS encoding response regulator transcription factor — protein sequence MTPTVLLADDEPLVRTGLRALLEQQGITVVGEAADGAEVLPAVRRTRPDVVLMDVRMPGTDGIEATRRLLAGLAEPPKVLVVTTFDNDDYVHEALLAGASGFLLKRARKEEIAHAVRTVAAGESLLFPEAIRRLVGARLPSGRYARAAKALTRREAEVLRLVATGLSNQDIAAALVISLETVKTHVGNIFGKLGAANRSQAVVIAYESGIVAPGHLAGQ from the coding sequence GTGACGCCGACCGTGCTCCTGGCCGACGACGAGCCGCTGGTCCGCACCGGACTGCGGGCCCTGCTGGAGCAGCAGGGCATCACCGTCGTGGGCGAGGCGGCGGACGGTGCGGAGGTGCTGCCCGCGGTCCGCCGCACCCGGCCGGACGTCGTGCTGATGGACGTCCGGATGCCCGGCACCGACGGCATCGAGGCCACCCGGCGGCTGCTGGCCGGACTGGCTGAACCGCCGAAGGTGCTCGTCGTCACGACGTTCGACAACGACGACTACGTCCACGAGGCGCTGCTGGCCGGGGCGAGCGGGTTCCTGCTGAAGCGGGCGCGCAAGGAGGAGATCGCGCACGCCGTCCGGACCGTCGCCGCCGGCGAGTCGCTGCTGTTCCCCGAAGCGATCCGGCGGCTGGTGGGCGCGCGGCTGCCGAGCGGGCGGTACGCGCGGGCCGCGAAAGCGCTCACCCGGCGCGAAGCCGAGGTGCTCCGGCTGGTCGCCACCGGACTGTCCAACCAGGACATCGCGGCCGCGCTCGTGATCAGCCTCGAGACGGTGAAAACCCACGTGGGCAACATCTTCGGCAAGCTCGGCGCCGCCAACCGCAGCCAGGCAGTGGTCATAGCGTACGAATCGGGCATCGTCGCGCCGGGCCACCTCGCCGGTCAATAA
- the ggt gene encoding gamma-glutamyltransferase, with the protein MPSLRGRRAFVIAATAVLATTVAAAPADAATPTPKSPVAVGFGGAVASIDADATAIGTQVLRDGGNAVDAAVAVAAALGVTDPFSAGVGGGGFFVYYDAKTHRVHTLDGRETAPKTADANLFVENGQPLPFADAVTSGLGVGVPGTPATWSEALRKWGTRSLAKSLKPAEDLARKGFVVDSTFQTQIANNAARFAAFPSTRSLYLPGGAPPSPGTVFRNPDLAATYAQLERQGVDALYRGPIGADIAKTVQQPPKDPASTLNVRPGKLSTADLAAYRAIERDPTHARYEGLDVYGMPAPSSGGLTVGEALNILENFDLKHASKADYLQYFLESTRFAFADRNRWIGDPAVVDVPAKELLSQRFADSRACLISKDKAATSPVAPADPKHPTPCAAGTTAAPTPYEGENTTHLTVADKWGNVVAYTLTIEQEGGSGIVVPGRGFLLNNELTDFSFTPVTPGVPDPNLPGPGKRPRSSMAPTIVLDHGRPFFATGSPGGASIITTVLQVILGRLDRGLSLEDAIAAPRASQRNSAAAQVEQAFLDQPETADLKARGQGFSTAPAEIGAATGVERLRDGRWLAAAEPVRRGQGAAQVVWPTRW; encoded by the coding sequence ATGCCGTCGCTCAGAGGCCGCCGGGCCTTCGTCATCGCCGCCACCGCCGTGCTCGCCACGACCGTCGCGGCCGCGCCCGCCGACGCCGCCACCCCCACGCCGAAGTCCCCGGTCGCCGTCGGTTTCGGGGGCGCCGTGGCCAGCATCGACGCCGACGCCACCGCGATCGGCACCCAGGTCCTGCGCGACGGCGGCAACGCCGTCGACGCGGCCGTCGCGGTCGCCGCCGCGCTCGGCGTCACCGACCCGTTCTCCGCCGGCGTCGGCGGGGGCGGGTTCTTCGTCTACTACGACGCGAAGACCCACCGCGTCCACACCCTCGACGGCCGGGAGACCGCGCCGAAGACCGCCGACGCGAACCTCTTCGTCGAGAACGGCCAGCCGCTGCCGTTCGCCGACGCCGTCACGAGCGGGCTCGGCGTCGGTGTCCCCGGCACGCCCGCGACGTGGTCCGAGGCCCTCCGCAAGTGGGGGACGCGCTCGCTGGCGAAGTCCCTGAAGCCCGCGGAAGACTTGGCGCGCAAGGGATTCGTCGTCGACTCGACGTTCCAGACGCAGATCGCGAACAACGCCGCGCGGTTCGCCGCGTTCCCGTCGACGCGGTCGCTGTACTTGCCGGGCGGCGCGCCGCCGTCACCCGGGACCGTGTTCCGGAACCCCGACCTCGCCGCGACGTACGCGCAGCTCGAGCGCCAGGGCGTCGACGCGCTGTACCGCGGCCCGATCGGCGCGGACATCGCCAAGACCGTGCAGCAGCCGCCGAAGGATCCCGCTTCGACGCTGAACGTGCGTCCCGGCAAGCTGAGCACCGCGGACCTCGCCGCCTACCGCGCCATCGAGCGCGACCCGACCCACGCGCGGTACGAGGGCCTCGACGTCTACGGCATGCCGGCGCCGTCCTCGGGCGGGCTCACCGTCGGCGAGGCGCTCAACATCCTCGAGAACTTCGACCTGAAGCACGCGAGCAAGGCCGACTACCTGCAGTACTTCCTGGAGTCGACGCGGTTCGCCTTCGCCGACCGCAACCGCTGGATCGGCGACCCCGCCGTCGTCGACGTCCCGGCCAAGGAACTGCTGAGCCAGCGCTTCGCCGACTCGCGGGCGTGCCTCATCTCGAAGGACAAGGCCGCGACCAGCCCGGTCGCCCCGGCCGACCCCAAGCACCCCACGCCCTGCGCCGCGGGCACGACGGCGGCGCCGACGCCGTACGAAGGCGAGAACACCACGCACCTGACCGTCGCCGACAAGTGGGGCAACGTCGTCGCCTACACGCTGACGATCGAGCAGGAGGGCGGCAGCGGGATCGTCGTGCCGGGCCGCGGGTTCCTGCTCAACAACGAGCTGACCGACTTCTCGTTCACGCCGGTGACGCCGGGCGTGCCCGACCCGAACCTGCCCGGCCCGGGCAAGCGGCCGCGCTCGTCGATGGCGCCGACGATCGTGCTCGACCACGGCCGCCCGTTCTTCGCGACCGGCTCGCCGGGTGGCGCGTCGATCATCACGACGGTCCTGCAGGTGATCCTCGGCCGCCTCGACCGCGGGTTGTCGCTGGAGGACGCCATCGCGGCGCCGCGGGCGTCGCAGCGGAACTCGGCGGCCGCCCAGGTCGAGCAGGCGTTCCTGGACCAGCCGGAGACGGCGGACCTGAAGGCCCGCGGCCAGGGCTTCTCGACGGCGCCGGCGGAGATCGGCGCGGCGACCGGGGTGGAGCGCCTGCGTGACGGCCGCTGGCTGGCGGCGGCGGAACCGGTCCGCCGCGGTCAGGGCGCGGCCCAGGTGGTGTGGCCCACGCGCTGGTAG